TCACTATGGCTTTAGCAACCGGATGGGTACTGTTGCTTTCTACCGAAGCAACCAGCTTAATCAATTCTTTTTCTTTAATACCGGATGCGGATTTACACTCTTGCACTTCAAAAGTTCCCTGAGTCAGAGTTCCCGTTTTATCAAATACAACCGTATTGATTTTAGTGATTGCATCCAGATAATTACCGCCTTTAAATAAGATTCCCAACCGGGAAGCAGCTCCGATGCCACCAAAATATCCCAACGGAATACTTACTACCAAAGCACACGGGCACGAAATCACCAGAAAGACGAGAGCCCTGTACAGCCAGTCATTAAACACATACGCAAACTGAGTATCAATGAATGAATAAACAAACGGAAAGAGTACGATTAATACCGCCAGTCCTATAACAATAGGTGTATAGATACGTGCAAATTTACGGACAAACAATTCTGCCGGGGCTTTTCGTTCCGAAGCATTTTGCACAAGTTCCAATATCCGGGCAAGCGCACTCTTATCGAATGGTCTTGTCACCTTGATTCGAATCACTTTATCCGTCACAATCATTCCGGCAAGCACTTCTTCGCCTTCGCGAATATTACGGGGGACACTTTCACCTGTCAATGCCGCCGTATTAAAAGCGGCAACTTCGTTGAGCATCACTCCGTCCAAAGGAACTCTCTCGCCCGATTTTATCTCTATAATCTCACCGACCTTTACGTTCTTCGGGCTTTCCGTAATCAGACCGTTATCTCTCAACACCAAAGCCTTCTCCGACCTTACATCCAATAAAGCACCGATATTGCGTTTCGCCTTATCGACTGCCCTGTCTTGAAACAGTTCGCCGATGGTATAAAACAGCATCACGGCTACCCCCTCCGGGTATTCGCCAATATAGAAAGCCCCGATTGTGGCAACAATCATTAGAGTAAACTCACTGAAGTAGTCTTTCTCTTTCATGCTCTCCCACGCTTCTTTCATAACAGGGAATCCGACCGGAAGATAAGCTACCATATACCAAATTAAAGCTACATACTCTTTATGAAAAAAAGAGGAACCCAGGGCATTTATTATAATACCGCTAATCAGCAATATAAATGAAAGCCCTGCTTTCCAGTATTCTTGAAATATAGAATTTTTAACTTCAACTTCCTTTTCAGATGCACATCCGTGTGCACAGCAACTACAATGTCCCATATCTTTCATCTTTTAGTTGCTACAAAGGTAGTGAATGATTCGTGCAACAAAGTTGCAAAATCGGTTTTAGCACCTTTCAATGTCAGCAATACCGCAACAGCCATTTCCAAACCGGCACGACTTCTATATCCAACTCATTCCCTGAAATTGTCCTTTCTTCATCCCAAGTAATAATAAAAGTCTTTTTTAAGCCAAAAACTTCCGACATTTTATATAAAGCCCTGACCTCCCGTTCCCGGGTAATCGGATCATCAATGCTATATGATACTTGTATAGCCATTCCTTCATCAGGAATATAAAAGTCTACCTCAATACCCTTATTATAAAAGAACACTCTATCTTCTTTTCCGTATCGTTCTATTAAATTTACAGCAACGATATTCTCCAATAGTTTAGTTTCGGCATTTATCAGAAAATTACTAAGCAACCCGTTATCATAAAAATACCTTTTACAACTAGACATGCGTTCAGCTACTGAATCTGTAAAATTAGGAATGTTAAAAGTCAAATAAACATCATTCATATAGGTGAGATAATCTGCCAATGTATTACGGCTGATACCACTACCTGAGGATTTTACAATATGCAATAGTCGTGTCTGCGTAGTTGGCTGCATGACACTTTCAGCAAGCTTCTTTGCCAATAGCCGGATGGCACCGCTATTGCGAATCTCGTTGCGTGCTATAATATCTCCTAGTAAAATCTTTTGATATAACGAATTAATCCATTCCCGTTTATCTATCAAAGAGAACGTTTCGGCAAATCCTCCGAAATGAAAATAGGTATTGAACTGCTTAATGACTTCCAACCGTTGTTCTGGTTCAAATTCCCAGTTTGCTTTCAAGTGAATCTGATGAAAAGTGAGATACTCTGCAAATGAAAAGGGAAATACTTCCCGTATGATATATCGTCCACCCAAAGTAGTGGCAATATCCCTACTAAGCATTCGCGCATTACTTCCGGTAATGAAAACCCTATATTTAGAATCAGCCAGCCTACGAACAAATTTTTCCCATCCGTCAATATTCTGAATCTCATCAAGATATATCAAAGGCTTACGGTTATCATACATTTCAGCATAACACTCCAACAGAAGTCCTAGTTCCGAAGCTTCAATAGAAGAGATACGCTCATCCTCAAAATTAATATAAAGACAGTCTTCAAAAGTCACTTTGCCCAATTTTACAAGATTCTGTATATCCTGATACATTTGATAAGACTTACCCGCACGACGAATACCAACCAGAACATAATTCGCCTGCTCCTCAAAATATATCGGTCTTTCAACCAGCTGAATCTTACTAATTTCTTGCTGACGCTCGACTATAATTGCCTTTATTATTCGTTTTTCCATAAAATATGCTCTTTATATTGCACAAATATAGCAAAATTATGCTCAATATATTAAGCAACGTCCTCTTTTTCTCTATCGTAACAATCTTTCCTAGTTCTGTTTCGACCTTCAACCTATTTTTCAGAACATATATCCCAATGAAATCATCAGGTTTCTGTTCTTCATTCCTAAATCTTTTGCCACTTCTACCAAACCGAAATCATAGCTTATAGCAAACTGATATTTCTTACTGAACTCAACACCGGCTTTCAAACCAAGACCAAAATCAAATCGTTTTAATCCGTCATTTCCAAATATATCTTCGGATGCAGAGTCAGTGTCCAACTCTTCTAAATCGGCAATGCTACCGTCTACTTTTGCTTTTACCTTTCCAAACAAGCCGACAGCAATATAGGGTCCCACACTACCAAATAATGCAAAGTCGTCATTTACTGCATATTTATAACCAACATGCACCGGAACCTCCAAATAATACGGATTAAATTTAATACTTGCAAGTGAACCACCATCAACCTTCGCACCTTTTAATGTCAGTAACGCTGCAAAATCCATATATGCCCCGCTCGCTTCCTGAGACAACCCTAATTCGGCTTTTACACCTGCATGAAAACCGATCCTGCTGTCAAAGCCGGTAATAGTGTATTTGCTGACATTCATACCTGCCATCACACCCCATTTCAGGTTATCTTGCGCGTTGACACTCACTACACTCATCGCCACTAAAACGAAAAATAACAAAACTTTTTTCATAAGAATAAACAATTTAATTATTAGTTAGAAATTATATGCTGCAAATATAATGAAACAAGTTTGATCTATTACGGAAAATCAATAATTTCTCAACAATCAGGCAATGGTGGACCGCTTACGAGAAATCACCAATGAAAATATCCAAGAATGTGTTTTCAAAGATTTCGGATTATGGAAACCGGAGATCTTGAACGAGGTAAGTGATATATCAAATAAAAGGTATGCCATATACATTGAATTTCTACCGATTGCCTGGAAAGCTCCATGCGACGGTGTACAAATTTCTCATACATCAAAAATAGTATTCTCATAGTCTAATCATCAACGCTTAATAAGCTACAGCAAAGCCGCCGTCCGCCTTCATCATAACCAACTGATTATCAAAGATTATATTACTATAATCAATAGATTTTCAATAAGACATCTCTATCGTTCCACTCCAGTGAACAGATTCGCGCACTCGAGTGCAAAGATCTATTCACTGGAGTGCAAAGATCTGTTCACTGGAGTGGAATAATACGGATGAAGGCAGGAAAACACAATAATGTCGGTTGCAAAAATACGAAGACAAGAATATGTAGTATGAGAAATGCGAAATAAAGTATGAGAAATACCTTCTTTTAAAAGCATTTTATAGCTATAAACCATGAGAAATGCATGTAAACAATTTTATTCTCATAATATATAAGACTAGTAATCAGGTGAATATACCTTTTTATGAGAATATGAGAAATGATTTTATTTTTTCTTATAGGAGAGCGTTACACGTTATTAGCGAAAAAAGAGAAAAGAGAAGGCATGCGAAGTATTTTCATATAAAAACGTTTCTTTCAGCAACAACGGTTACAGTAACTGTCGTTGCTGAAAGAAAACAACTGATTATGAGGTTTTACATACGATTAGGAATTTTCTTCCCTGTCATTCCGTATAAACTCTAGCAATCTTTCCACTGCCTCTTCTTCAGGAATATTCTTTTCTACACAGACCTTGCCTTTATAAAGACTGATTTTTCCTCGTCCGGCACCTACATAACCGTAGTCAGCATCTGCCATTTCACCGGGGCCATTCACGATACAGCCCATGATACCGATTTTCAATCCTTTCAGGTGTGAGGTAGCAGCCTTGATGCGGGCAATCGTTGCCTCCAAGTCGTAGAGCGTACGACCGCAACCGGGACAAGAGATATATTCTGTCTTAGAGGTACGGGTACGTCCGGCTTGCAGGATTCCGAAAGCAGTGGCGTCGACAACAGCATGGCTCAGGTTACCTTGATTGAACAGGAAGATGCCATCGCAAAGTCCGTCAAAAATCAATGCGCCCATATCGGCGGCAGATTTTATTTGCAAATCCTCTGCATTATCTTCTGCATAATGTTGGAAGAAAACAACCGGATTCTGCAAACCTTCCGTTGTCAGTTGATGCACCAATGCACGGTGTTCGCCCAAACGGTTCGGGTGATTGCTTTGGGAAACAATGACCACTTCCGGATGTTGCTTCAGACAGGCGATTACTTCTTCTGTCTGTGCCATATAAGGCATGAACAGGAATTTGAGTTCCGCATTGCATCCGCCCATCAGCGGTAATTGCACATGATTAAAGGCAGGCCAAGTTCCGGTTTCCCCTTGCCATACGTCTGCATCGAGGATATATTCCACGCCTTCTTCCCGTTGCTCGGGCAAGGCTCTTCCGGCATAAATATAGTCCGGAGTGAATTGCGGATTTACTTCCGTCTTTCCATCCATGCGGTCGGCAATGACTACGGGCACATGTTCGCCTCCGATGTTACGGACCGCTTTTGTCTTCCGGCGTTCAGGAGACAGGTAATTGAAATCCGGTGCTTCCAAGCCCGGAATATAGGGATGTCCCTGCCTCAACAGAACATAATCCACCAATTTACGGGCTACCGGAATTTCAGCTTCGGGTGCTTCACTCAAAGATACGCGGATGGTATCGCCCAACCCGTCGCTCAACAATGCTCCGATGCCGAGAGCAGACTTGATACGCCCGTCCTCACCGTCTCCGGCTTCTGTCACTCCGAGGTGCAGTGGGAAAGCCATCCCCTCTTTTTCCATGACGTCCACCAACAGACGGACGGTTTTCACCATCACGACCGTATTGGACGCTTTGATGGAAATCACTACGTCAGTGAAATTCTCCTCGACACAGATGCGGAGAAATTCCATACAGGATTCCACCATCCCCGCAGGCGTATCACCATAGCGCGACATGATGCGGTCGGACAGAGAACCGTGGTTCACCCCGATACGGATGGCCGTGTGGTTCTCCTTGCAGATATTCAGAAAAGGGACAAACCGGTCGTGAATCTTGCGTATCTCCTGAGCGTACTCCTCGTCTGTATATTCCAGTTTCTTAAAAGTACGCGCAGCATCTACATAGTTTCCCGGATTGATACGCACCTTTTCTGCATATTGGGCAGCTACATCCGCCACTTTCGGATTGAAATGCACATCGGCAACCAAGGGAACCATATATCCCTGACTGCGCAGCCCGATATTGATATTCATCAGGTTTTCGGCTTCTTTGACACCCTGGGTTGTGAGGCGGACATACTCGCCACCTGCGTCAACAATACGTTTCGCCTGTTCCACACAAGCCGACGTGTCCTGCGTAGACGTATTAGTCATCGACTGGACACGAATAGAATTGGGGCCGCCCAACGGCACAGCCCCAATATTTACTTCTGTGGTTTCTCTTCGAAAATAATTGAATAGATCCATTAGTTCGTTTTATATTCAAACTTAACTTCTTTCAGTTCTTCGTTTGCTTTTACGATTTTCTTTTTCAGTCCTTCTTTGTAAGCAGCAAAAGCTTCTGCCAATTTCTCGTCACTCAATGCCAACATCTGAATGGCAAGGATAGCGGCATTCATCGCTCCGTTTATAGCAACCGTTGCCACAGGAATGCCCGGAGGCATCTGAATGATAGAATAAAGTGCGTCTACACCATCGAGCACGGAACCTTTTACGGGTACCCCGATCACCGGCAGTGTAGTGTTGGCTGCAATTACACCGGGAAGGGCGGCAGCCATTCCGGCAGCGGCGATAATCACTTTAATGCCGCGGTTGCGGGCATTCTTGGCAAATTCTTCCACAGCCTCAGGCGTGCGGTGAGCAGAAAGCGCGTTCATTTCGAACGGTACATGCATATCATTCAGCAGTTGCGCAGCCTTCTCCATTACAGGAAGATCGGACGTACTGCCCATGATGATACTTACAATTGGAGTCATTTTGATTTACTATTTTACGATTTACTATTTACAATTTAAAGTGAGGTAAGAATTATCCGTTTACCACAGCTTTATACGCTTCGGCATCCAGCAGGTCCTCAACGGCTTTCGGGTCTGCCGGTTTCATTTTAATCAGCCAGCCTTCGCCATAAGGATCTTTGTTCACCAATTCCGGATTTTCTTCCAATGCTTCATTTTGTTCGAGTACTTCACCTGCTACAGGTAGGAAAAGGTCGGAAATGGTTTTCACTACTTCGATGGTTCCGAATGTCTCACCGGCTTCCAACGTTTCGCCAACAGTCGGTATGTCTACGAACACGATATCACCCAATTGTTCTTGAGCATAATCAGTGATACCTACGTATGCAATGTCTCCTTCAATGCGAATCCATTCGTGTTCGCTTGTGTACTTCAAATTCTGTGGAAAGTTCATAATAATTAGTTTTTAGGATTTATACTGTTTTAAAACAAAAATACTCGAAATAATAGGTTCATCATCGGATGGAGCACCAAAAGAGCACATATCAGTCCGACAGCAAAACCGGAAAGCACCTCACCCAACGTGTGATGTCCCAATACAATTCGCGCAGAACCTAATATACCGGCAATCAATATAAACAGACATAACCATCCGACCGGATTGTAACCGAACAAAGCACTGAAAGAAACCAGTCCGCCGATCACTCCGCCTATTCCTGCCATGTGTTCACTCAATTTCCATTTCAAATTCACTGCAATGCAGATAATAGATACTACCAAAGAAACGAGGATGATACCTGTCATATACCAAGGTATATTCAGCCGGCGCATCATCAACAGGCAGAACACATACGAGATGATAGTCAGCAGAATCGGTACATAACGTTTCTTACGCTCACTCAACTCCTGACGGGCAAAGCCATTGATTTTACGAAACAGGAAAATGGTAATGGTAGGTGTCAGTATGGTAAAGCAGTAAACAATTCCCAACACGATCAACTTATATTGTATCGGCATGATACGAAGATAAGAAAACAGGAATAACACCAGAAACGATAAAAACGGAATAGAAAATGGAGTAAAGACCATCGAAGTAGCTCTCGCCACCTGCAACATTGTCTTATCCGCTATGATATGCTCTCTTTCTCTGTCCATCAATACTAATACTTAATACTTTATACTTAATACTTTATATTCGTTCTTATTTTCGAAGTCGCGCAACCGGAATATTCAACTGCTGACGGTATTTGGCTACCGTTCTACGAGCAATGGGATAACCTTTCTCTTTCAAGATGTCTGCCAATTCATCATCTGTCAGCGGTTTCTTTTTGTCCTCCCCGTCAATACACTCTTTCAGAATCTTGCGTATCTCACGGACAGACATTTCTTCGCCGTCCTCTGTGGTATACCCGTCGCTGAAAAAGAATTTGAGCGGATAGATGCCGTAATTTGTCTGCACATATTTACTGTTGCTCACGCGGGAGATCGTTGAAATGTCCAGTCCGGTACGTTCAGCCACATCTTTCAAAATCATCGGTTTCAACAGTGATTCGTCTCCTTCCAAGAAGAAAGGACGTTGTAAGTCAATGATAGCCTGCATGGTAGTCATCAGGGTATTCTGACGCTGCCGCACAGCATCGATAAATCCTTGTGCCGCATCCATTTTCTGCTTCAGGAACATCATCGCTTCTTTGGATTCTTTTGATTGATTAGCCCTGTTTTTGGTATGCTCTTCCACCATTTCCGTGAAGTCGCGACTCATACGAAGTTCGGGAACATTACGGTTATTGAGGCTTACATTGATGGTTCCGTCATCATACGTTTCCACGATAAAGTCGGGAACTATCTGTTGAAGATTCCTGCCAATCGTTTCTCCCAAAGAAGCACCCGGACGGGGATTCAGCTTGGTTATCTCATTAAGAGCTTCCTGGAAAGTTTCTTCATCAATGTCCAGTTTCTTTATAATCTTCTCCCAATGTTTACGGGTGAATTCTTCATAACACTCTCTGATGATACGTTCTTCCAGCTCCAGTATCGGGTTGGGCTTCTTCTCTTCATCCTTCTTCCGGCAAATCTGTATCAACAGACATTCCTGAAGGCTGCGGGCACCGATACCAGCGGGATCAAAATCCTGCAAGATACAGAGTGCTTCTTCCAGTTCTTCTTCTGTCGATTCGATACCGGCATAAATTGCCAGTTCATCACAGATGCTCTCCAATGACTTACGGAGCAGTCCGTCGTCGTCCAATGAACCGATCAGATATTCCACCAGATCACTCTGATGTTCGGTCAGGTTGCGTTCACGCAACTGTTCTTTCAGAATTTCATAAAAAGAGGTGGAATCAGAGAACGGGATATCCTCCGCCTGTTCATCTTTCGAACGGTTGTTCTCTTGTAATTTATAATCGGGAATATCGTCTTCATTCAGATAATCACTCAAAGAATCATAATCGTTGGTATCGCTATCCATGCCATCTTCTGTAATGTCGGAATCAGCATACTCATCCGCAGCGTTTTCTTCTTTACCTTCTTCAAGTGCCGGATTTTCAAGCAGTTCAGCATGGATACGGTCTTCCAGCTCTACTGCGGGAAGCTCCAACAGTTTCACGACCAGAATCTGCTGAGGCGAAAGCGTTTGTACCTGCTGTTGCGCCTGAGATTGTATTTGACGGGAACCTTGTGCCATATTCGTTTTTGCTTTCTACTATTTCTCGCTACAAAAGTAACTTTTTAACGAGAGATTACACAGATTAGTGAGATAATTTTTAATCCTATAACACAAAAATCGTTATCTTTGTTGCACGAACTTAAAAATAAGGACAATATGTTTGCCAAAGAAACGTATATGCAGCGAAGAGCCCTGCTAAAAAAGAATTTAGGCTCCGGAGTATTGTTATTTCTCGGAAATGACGAGTGCGGACTGAACTACGAGGATAACACCTTCCGTTATCGTCAGGATTCCACTTTCCTTTATTATTTCGGACTTTCATGTGCCGGTCTTTCGGCTATTATTGATATTGATGAAGACAAAGAAATCATTTTTGGAGATGAACTGTCTATCGATGCCATCGTATGGATGGGATCGCAACCTACATTACACGAAAAATGTGAACGTGTGGGCGTAAAAAATCTGATGCCTTCCGCAGAAATTACAAGCTATCTCCACAAGTGCGTCCAGAAAGGGAAAGCGATTCATTACCTGCCACCTTACCGTGCCGAGCATAAGTTGAAACTGATGGATTGGCTGGGTATTCCCCCTACACGTCAGGAAGGTTCTGTTCCATTCATCCGTGCCGTTATCGCCCAACGTAATTACAAATCAGCCGAAGAAATTGTAGAAATAGAGAAGGCTTGCGATGTAACTGCCGATATGCACATCACCGCCATGAAAGTGCTCCGTCCGGGCATGTATGAATACGAAGTGGTAGCGGAAATGAACCGGGTGGCCGAATCTAACAACTGCCAGCTTTCGTTTGCTACCATTGCCACTATCAACGGACAGACTTTACACAACCACTATCATGGAAATAAAGTAAAACCGGGTGATCTGTTCCTAATCGACGCAGGCGCAGAAGTAGAATCAGGCTATGCAGGCGATATGTCGTCTACCATTCCTGCCGACAAAAAGTTTACAGCCCGCCAGCGCGAAGTATACGAGATTCAGAATGCGATGCATCTGGAATCTGTAAAAGCTCTCCGTCCGGGTATTCCTTATATGGATGTATACGAACTGTCTGCCCGTGTCATGGTAGACGGTATGAAGGCACTCGGATTGATGAAAGGAAATACGGAAGATGCGGTCCGCGAAGGTGCTCATGCGTTATTTTATCCTCACGGATTAGGTCACATGATGGGATTGGACGTACACGACATGGAAAATCTGGGAGAGATATGGGTAGGATATAACGGCCAACCGAAGAGCACACAGTTCGGTCGCAAATCGCAACGTCTCGCCATTCCGTTGGAACCGGGATTTGTACACACGGTAGAACCGGGTATTTATTTTATTCCGGAACTGATCGACATGTGGAAAGGAGAAAAGAAATTTACCGATTTCATCAATTATGATGTAGTGGAAACTTATAAGGATTTTGGTGGTATCCGCAACGAGGAAGATTATCTGATTACAGAAACCGGCGCCCGCCGCTTAGGAAAGAAGATCCCTTTGACACCGGAAGAGGTAGAAGCTTTAAGATAAACCAATGAATAACACCATGAAGAGACTACTTTTATCTGTATGGCTATTGTCACTTACCTTGCTGTCCGCCGTAGCTGAAAACTATCCTTATAAAAGCGATGTGCTTTGGGTCACCGTTCCCAATCATGCCGACTGGCTTTATAAAACGGGAGAAAAAGCAACTGTGGAGGTACAATTCTATAAATACGGTATCCCCAGGGATAACGTAACCGTCACTTATGAAATAGGGGGTGATATGATGCCTGTTGCCGATACCAAAGGAAGTGCAACTTTAAAGAATGGCAGGGCTGTGATTCCTGTGGGCACAATGAAAGAGCCGGGATTCCGCGACTGCCGCCTGAAAGCAACTGTAGATGGAAAGACCTATTCACATCATATCAAAGTAGGATTTTCACCGGAGAAACTTCGTCCATATACCACCATGCCTTCCGATTTCAAGGAATTTTGGGAAAAGGCTAAGGCGGAACAAAAGGAGTTTCCCCTAACGTATACCAAAGAACATGTCGAAAAATATTCCACTGATAAAATAGACTGTTATCTCGTAAAATTGCAACTGAACAAACGTGGGCAATGCGTCTACGGATATTTATTCTATCCGAAAAAAGAAGGAAAGTTTCCGGTTGTCTTGTGCCCTCCGGGAGCAGGTATCAAAACCATCAAAGAGCCTCTACGCCATAAATATTATGCGGAGCAAGGATGCATCCGTTTTGAATTCGAGATACACGGTCTGAATCCGGAAATGACTGATGAAGAATTTAAAGAAATCAGCAACGCTTTTAATGGCAGAGAAAACGGCTATCTGACCAACGGGCTCGACAGCCGTGATAATTACTATATGAAGCGGGTATATCTGGCTTGTGTACGCGGCATCGACTTTCTAACTTCCCTACCGGAATGGGATGGTAAGAATGTGATCGCACAAGGAGGTAGCCAGGGAGGCGCCCTAGCATTAATCACCGCCGGACTGGATGAACGGGTGACAGCTTGCGTCGCCAATCATCCTGCCTTAAGCGATATGGCAGGCTATAAAGCCGGACGTGCCGGTG
The Bacteroides caecimuris DNA segment above includes these coding regions:
- a CDS encoding heavy metal translocating P-type ATPase, with product MGHCSCCAHGCASEKEVEVKNSIFQEYWKAGLSFILLISGIIINALGSSFFHKEYVALIWYMVAYLPVGFPVMKEAWESMKEKDYFSEFTLMIVATIGAFYIGEYPEGVAVMLFYTIGELFQDRAVDKAKRNIGALLDVRSEKALVLRDNGLITESPKNVKVGEIIEIKSGERVPLDGVMLNEVAAFNTAALTGESVPRNIREGEEVLAGMIVTDKVIRIKVTRPFDKSALARILELVQNASERKAPAELFVRKFARIYTPIVIGLAVLIVLFPFVYSFIDTQFAYVFNDWLYRALVFLVISCPCALVVSIPLGYFGGIGAASRLGILFKGGNYLDAITKINTVVFDKTGTLTQGTFEVQECKSASGIKEKELIKLVASVESNSTHPVAKAIVNYAKLQNVELLPVTGAKEFAGFGLEAMINGTPVWVGNCRLLSKFNIKYPAELLQITDTMVVCAIGTDYAGYLLLADTLKEDAKKAIDDLRMLHIKNIQILSGDKQSIVTNFAEKLGISKAYGDLLPEGKVKHLEELRQDEANRIAFVGDGMNDAPVLALSHVGIAMGGLGSDAAIETADVVIQTDQPSKVAEAIKVGKLTRRIIWQNVSLAFGVKLLVLILGAGGIATLWEAVFADVGVALLAIMNAVRIQKMIK
- a CDS encoding ATP-binding protein, whose product is MEKRIIKAIIVERQQEISKIQLVERPIYFEEQANYVLVGIRRAGKSYQMYQDIQNLVKLGKVTFEDCLYINFEDERISSIEASELGLLLECYAEMYDNRKPLIYLDEIQNIDGWEKFVRRLADSKYRVFITGSNARMLSRDIATTLGGRYIIREVFPFSFAEYLTFHQIHLKANWEFEPEQRLEVIKQFNTYFHFGGFAETFSLIDKREWINSLYQKILLGDIIARNEIRNSGAIRLLAKKLAESVMQPTTQTRLLHIVKSSGSGISRNTLADYLTYMNDVYLTFNIPNFTDSVAERMSSCKRYFYDNGLLSNFLINAETKLLENIVAVNLIERYGKEDRVFFYNKGIEVDFYIPDEGMAIQVSYSIDDPITREREVRALYKMSEVFGLKKTFIITWDEERTISGNELDIEVVPVWKWLLRYC
- a CDS encoding porin family protein, which codes for MKKVLLFFVLVAMSVVSVNAQDNLKWGVMAGMNVSKYTITGFDSRIGFHAGVKAELGLSQEASGAYMDFAALLTLKGAKVDGGSLASIKFNPYYLEVPVHVGYKYAVNDDFALFGSVGPYIAVGLFGKVKAKVDGSIADLEELDTDSASEDIFGNDGLKRFDFGLGLKAGVEFSKKYQFAISYDFGLVEVAKDLGMKNRNLMISLGYMF
- a CDS encoding 4-hydroxy-3-methylbut-2-en-1-yl diphosphate synthase produces the protein MDLFNYFRRETTEVNIGAVPLGGPNSIRVQSMTNTSTQDTSACVEQAKRIVDAGGEYVRLTTQGVKEAENLMNINIGLRSQGYMVPLVADVHFNPKVADVAAQYAEKVRINPGNYVDAARTFKKLEYTDEEYAQEIRKIHDRFVPFLNICKENHTAIRIGVNHGSLSDRIMSRYGDTPAGMVESCMEFLRICVEENFTDVVISIKASNTVVMVKTVRLLVDVMEKEGMAFPLHLGVTEAGDGEDGRIKSALGIGALLSDGLGDTIRVSLSEAPEAEIPVARKLVDYVLLRQGHPYIPGLEAPDFNYLSPERRKTKAVRNIGGEHVPVVIADRMDGKTEVNPQFTPDYIYAGRALPEQREEGVEYILDADVWQGETGTWPAFNHVQLPLMGGCNAELKFLFMPYMAQTEEVIACLKQHPEVVIVSQSNHPNRLGEHRALVHQLTTEGLQNPVVFFQHYAEDNAEDLQIKSAADMGALIFDGLCDGIFLFNQGNLSHAVVDATAFGILQAGRTRTSKTEYISCPGCGRTLYDLEATIARIKAATSHLKGLKIGIMGCIVNGPGEMADADYGYVGAGRGKISLYKGKVCVEKNIPEEEAVERLLEFIRNDREENS
- the purE gene encoding 5-(carboxyamino)imidazole ribonucleotide mutase; amino-acid sequence: MTPIVSIIMGSTSDLPVMEKAAQLLNDMHVPFEMNALSAHRTPEAVEEFAKNARNRGIKVIIAAAGMAAALPGVIAANTTLPVIGVPVKGSVLDGVDALYSIIQMPPGIPVATVAINGAMNAAILAIQMLALSDEKLAEAFAAYKEGLKKKIVKANEELKEVKFEYKTN
- the gcvH gene encoding glycine cleavage system protein GcvH — translated: MNFPQNLKYTSEHEWIRIEGDIAYVGITDYAQEQLGDIVFVDIPTVGETLEAGETFGTIEVVKTISDLFLPVAGEVLEQNEALEENPELVNKDPYGEGWLIKMKPADPKAVEDLLDAEAYKAVVNG
- the rpoN gene encoding RNA polymerase factor sigma-54, yielding MAQGSRQIQSQAQQQVQTLSPQQILVVKLLELPAVELEDRIHAELLENPALEEGKEENAADEYADSDITEDGMDSDTNDYDSLSDYLNEDDIPDYKLQENNRSKDEQAEDIPFSDSTSFYEILKEQLRERNLTEHQSDLVEYLIGSLDDDGLLRKSLESICDELAIYAGIESTEEELEEALCILQDFDPAGIGARSLQECLLIQICRKKDEEKKPNPILELEERIIRECYEEFTRKHWEKIIKKLDIDEETFQEALNEITKLNPRPGASLGETIGRNLQQIVPDFIVETYDDGTINVSLNNRNVPELRMSRDFTEMVEEHTKNRANQSKESKEAMMFLKQKMDAAQGFIDAVRQRQNTLMTTMQAIIDLQRPFFLEGDESLLKPMILKDVAERTGLDISTISRVSNSKYVQTNYGIYPLKFFFSDGYTTEDGEEMSVREIRKILKECIDGEDKKKPLTDDELADILKEKGYPIARRTVAKYRQQLNIPVARLRK
- a CDS encoding aminopeptidase P family protein, translating into MFAKETYMQRRALLKKNLGSGVLLFLGNDECGLNYEDNTFRYRQDSTFLYYFGLSCAGLSAIIDIDEDKEIIFGDELSIDAIVWMGSQPTLHEKCERVGVKNLMPSAEITSYLHKCVQKGKAIHYLPPYRAEHKLKLMDWLGIPPTRQEGSVPFIRAVIAQRNYKSAEEIVEIEKACDVTADMHITAMKVLRPGMYEYEVVAEMNRVAESNNCQLSFATIATINGQTLHNHYHGNKVKPGDLFLIDAGAEVESGYAGDMSSTIPADKKFTARQREVYEIQNAMHLESVKALRPGIPYMDVYELSARVMVDGMKALGLMKGNTEDAVREGAHALFYPHGLGHMMGLDVHDMENLGEIWVGYNGQPKSTQFGRKSQRLAIPLEPGFVHTVEPGIYFIPELIDMWKGEKKFTDFINYDVVETYKDFGGIRNEEDYLITETGARRLGKKIPLTPEEVEALR